A stretch of the Sulfuricurvum sp. genome encodes the following:
- a CDS encoding cytochrome b/b6 domain-containing protein, with amino-acid sequence MNQEYKQVKRMTPAMRIIHWLNAFSMIGAIATGLYIGHPYYQTFIADGAVDKYVMAWNRYGHFIIAIIFDVTSVAIVYLYFFSRFEKPYKKVIPNAKNLIEFKDVVVNLLSLNRKNEFNSTHSDSFNTVYFTIFHLLLLWMLFTGLQMYVWGLGSGLSSIGSWWPWMLHVATDWTLYVTGGSKMDVRLSHHYTMWFIICWIVFHIYYQVWRTIFWKEADIAIVIGGSKFVKQDKANKK; translated from the coding sequence ATGAATCAGGAGTACAAACAAGTCAAACGCATGACCCCGGCCATGCGCATCATCCATTGGTTGAATGCGTTTAGTATGATCGGGGCCATTGCGACGGGTCTTTATATCGGACATCCGTACTATCAGACGTTCATCGCAGATGGTGCAGTCGATAAGTATGTAATGGCATGGAACCGGTACGGGCATTTCATTATTGCCATCATCTTTGATGTGACGTCGGTTGCAATCGTCTATCTTTATTTTTTCAGCCGGTTTGAAAAGCCGTATAAAAAGGTTATTCCAAATGCTAAAAATCTGATTGAGTTCAAAGATGTTGTCGTAAATTTATTGTCATTAAACCGTAAAAATGAGTTTAACTCAACGCATTCGGACAGTTTCAATACGGTCTATTTCACGATTTTCCATTTGCTTTTGCTTTGGATGCTGTTTACCGGTCTTCAAATGTACGTATGGGGATTGGGATCAGGACTAAGTTCTATCGGATCATGGTGGCCGTGGATGCTGCATGTTGCGACTGACTGGACATTATATGTTACAGGCGGAAGTAAAATGGATGTGCGGTTGTCGCATCACTATACTATGTGGTTTATTATTTGCTGGATTGTGTTTCATATCTATTATCAGGTATGGAGAACGATTTTCTGGAAAGAGGCGGATATTGCGATCGTCATCGGCGGTTCAAAATTTGTTAAACAAGACAAAGCTAATAAAAAATAA